A single region of the Populus nigra chromosome 2, ddPopNigr1.1, whole genome shotgun sequence genome encodes:
- the LOC133681987 gene encoding vesicle transport protein GOT1 produces MAYEINELKKIGLGLIGFGIFFTFLGALLFFDRGLLALGNIFWLSGVAILLGWRSTWKLFTNRENYKGSVCFLLGLFFIFVRWPVVGIIFEIYSCIALFGGFWPSVKVFLYQIPVVGWIIQYPITLLDYLRRGSA; encoded by the exons ATGGCCTATGAAATAAATGAGCTAAAGA AAATTGGATTGGGTCTCATTGGCTTTGGCATCTTTTTTACCTTTCTTGGTGCGCTTCTCTTCTTTGATAGAGGTTTGCTTGCCCTTGGGAAT ATATTTTGGTTATCTGGGGTAGCCATTTTGCTTGGTTGGCGTTCTACCTGGAAGCTCTTTACTAACAGAGAAAATTATAAG GGTTCTGTTTGTTTTCTCCTGGGGctctttttcatatttgttcGGTGGCCAGTAGTTGGAATTATCTTTGAAATATATAGTTGCATTGCTCTATTTGG TGGCTTTTGGCCTTCTGTCAAGGTGTTCCTCTATCAGATTCCTGTTGTTGGATGGATTATACAGTATCCTATAACG CTTCTTGATTACTTGAGAAGGGGCTCTGCTTGA